From Sodalis glossinidius str. 'morsitans', the proteins below share one genomic window:
- a CDS encoding TetR/AcrR family transcriptional regulator has translation MPKPEYSQCLTTSSSMQEKIKDITHNLLIAHGYHKTTFGVIAKALQITTTNIHYHFGNKNHLVEIVVREYVAEAKKNHSIIWLDTTTLEQKVAQVVAYNYRLYRKYNPDDKGRHPWSLIGRLLLESDVLSDAAYRSLASFTQTMYDVISQAVEYAWQQG, from the coding sequence ATGCCAAAACCAGAATACAGCCAGTGCCTGACAACCAGCAGCTCAATGCAGGAAAAGATCAAAGACATTACGCACAACTTGCTGATTGCCCATGGTTACCATAAAACCACCTTTGGCGTTATCGCTAAAGCCTTACAGATCACGACCACCAATATTCATTATCACTTCGGCAATAAAAATCATCTGGTGGAAATCGTAGTGCGGGAATATGTGGCCGAAGCCAAGAAAAATCACAGTATTATTTGGCTGGATACCACCACGCTGGAACAAAAGGTGGCCCAGGTGGTAGCGTACAATTATCGGCTATACCGCAAATATAATCCTGATGATAAAGGGAGGCATCCCTGGAGTTTAATAGGCCGATTGCTTCTTGAAAGCGATGTTCTGAGCGATGCCGCCTACCGTTCTCTTGCGTCGTTCACGCAGACCATGTATGACGTGATTAGCCAGGCGGTGGAGTATGCCTGGCAGCAGGGATAG
- a CDS encoding MaoC family dehydratase: MSQSATVPPTGRRLPAGEYGYADLHSGDHYDTQAITLTESHIVAFAGITGDFFDVHMDDTFAREQGFPGRIAHGLLGLALLEGLKTRSAVRLSGIATLGWNWTFCAPLLPGDRIYAEITVVSKRPTKRADRGIVTFGLRMINQHQAIVQQGETLLMMRQ, encoded by the coding sequence ATGTCACAATCCGCTACCGTTCCCCCCACGGGACGGCGGTTACCGGCCGGCGAATATGGTTATGCCGATTTGCACTCGGGCGATCATTATGACACCCAAGCGATCACCCTGACGGAGTCGCATATTGTGGCTTTTGCAGGCATTACCGGCGATTTTTTTGATGTGCATATGGACGATACTTTCGCCCGGGAGCAGGGATTTCCGGGACGTATCGCCCATGGTTTATTGGGGCTGGCGCTTCTCGAGGGCTTGAAGACCCGCTCGGCCGTGCGATTGAGCGGCATCGCAACCCTGGGCTGGAACTGGACATTCTGCGCGCCGCTGCTGCCCGGCGATCGCATTTACGCCGAGATTACCGTGGTGAGCAAACGTCCGACCAAACGTGCCGACAGGGGCATTGTCACCTTTGGCCTGCGGATGATCAATCAGCATCAGGCTATCGTGCAACAGGGCGAGACCCTGTTGATGATGCGGCAATAA
- a CDS encoding sugar phosphate isomerase/epimerase family protein, which translates to MALALCERLGPEVGIAADVYHTWWDPDVIPQLPRACRTQRLLAFHLSDWLVPTQHLLTDRGMMGDDVIDLPLLCQSVADAGYRGLYEVEIFSADNWWRQTIDVTLSTLLQRLPMLDSKEDPNENR; encoded by the coding sequence TTGGCGCTGGCGCTTTGCGAGCGTCTGGGCCCGGAGGTAGGTATTGCCGCCGACGTTTATCACACTTGGTGGGATCCCGACGTCATCCCGCAATTACCGCGTGCGTGCCGGACGCAACGGTTGCTGGCGTTTCATCTCAGCGATTGGCTGGTACCCACCCAACACCTGCTGACCGATCGCGGCATGATGGGCGATGACGTCATCGATCTGCCGCTGCTATGCCAAAGCGTGGCCGACGCCGGCTATCGCGGCCTGTATGAAGTGGAAATCTTCTCCGCCGACAATTGGTGGCGGCAGACGATCGATGTGACGTTAAGCACCCTCCTGCAACGATTGCCCATGCTAGACAGCAAAGAGGACCCCAATGAAAATCGATGA
- a CDS encoding CoA-transferase produces MMRIVSADDAVSLLRDGYTLMIEGSGGGHAVPEALLEAVERRFQQQGSPQRLTVLNPVGLGDCGQRGASRLAHTSLLKRVVCGTLVDSPALAQLALANEIEAWTLPQGVLSQLTREMAAGRPGLISHVGLHTFVDPRLGGGRQSERCHEELVSLIEIAGREWLYYKPFHVDVAFLHAPRRTKTAISPWSKRPSSATCCQWHRQPNAAAVWSSFR; encoded by the coding sequence ATGATGCGGATTGTATCGGCTGATGACGCGGTTTCATTACTGCGCGATGGATATACCCTCATGATCGAAGGATCGGGAGGGGGACATGCGGTACCCGAAGCGCTGCTTGAAGCTGTGGAACGGCGTTTTCAGCAGCAGGGCTCTCCCCAACGCTTAACCGTGCTTAATCCGGTGGGGCTTGGGGATTGCGGCCAGCGCGGCGCCTCACGGCTGGCGCATACGAGCCTGCTGAAACGCGTAGTCTGCGGCACTCTGGTCGATTCTCCTGCCCTGGCGCAGCTGGCGCTGGCGAATGAGATCGAAGCCTGGACGCTGCCTCAGGGCGTATTGTCGCAGTTGACCCGAGAAATGGCCGCCGGCAGGCCCGGTTTGATAAGTCATGTCGGGCTGCATACTTTTGTGGATCCGCGCCTCGGCGGCGGCCGCCAGAGCGAGCGTTGCCATGAGGAATTGGTCAGTCTGATTGAAATTGCCGGCCGTGAATGGCTGTACTACAAACCTTTTCACGTCGATGTTGCTTTTTTGCACGCACCACGGCGGACGAAGACGGCAATATCACCATGGAGCAAGAGGCCATCTTCGGCGACATGCTGTCAATGGCACAGGCAACCAAACGCTGCGGCGGTCTGGTCATCGTTCAGGTGA
- a CDS encoding MHS family MFS transporter, producing the protein MARCFFVYPLFYLVDTKNTLLAALGVSAIYDISWGCTGGAQGAFLSNLFPTRYRFSGIAMCRELSGALIGGPTPFIATALVALGGGRPTWVMVYLGAFCLFTVIAVALGKHLSHHDEDRTPLLQQKSNAEPASSLSTAALMPRPK; encoded by the coding sequence GTGGCGCGCTGTTTTTTTGTCTACCCCCTGTTTTATCTGGTCGATACCAAAAATACTTTATTAGCGGCGCTGGGCGTAAGCGCCATCTATGACATCAGTTGGGGCTGCACCGGCGGCGCACAAGGCGCTTTTCTCTCTAATTTATTTCCCACCCGTTATCGGTTCTCCGGCATTGCCATGTGTCGAGAATTATCCGGCGCCCTTATCGGCGGGCCAACGCCTTTTATCGCCACAGCGCTGGTGGCGTTAGGGGGCGGCAGACCGACGTGGGTCATGGTGTATTTGGGCGCGTTTTGTTTGTTTACCGTCATTGCCGTGGCGCTGGGAAAGCACTTATCCCACCACGATGAAGACCGCACGCCGTTATTGCAGCAGAAAAGTAACGCCGAGCCTGCGTCCTCACTTTCAACCGCGGCGTTAATGCCGCGGCCGAAATAG
- a CDS encoding MFS transporter, with amino-acid sequence MNPISQQPVSIDKNVKRAIFASTLGTIIEWYDYGLYAAASGLIINKLFFPQLSQLGGMLEAFATFAIGFIIRPVGGIVISHIGDKFGRKPELILPTWHSIGIWAPILLIFLRILQGFGAGAELAGAITLVVEYTPVKRRGFFTVIPNTATNFGVLIATVTFLFFSWLPEETLLGWVWRISFQLSVLLFVIALYIRAKLDETPEYVNAIDKAQRERQQQKAPIRQLFKESPRELLCGFFAMGGHQALTYVLNTFALSYMINTLGMSKTDDLMVLIIAFTFTLICGPIGGWLADRYGSTKIFICGALFFCLPPVLSGRYQKYFISGAGRKRHL; translated from the coding sequence ATGAACCCGATATCGCAACAACCCGTCAGTATCGATAAAAATGTCAAACGCGCAATCTTTGCGTCGACGCTGGGCACCATCATAGAGTGGTATGACTACGGACTGTATGCCGCGGCCTCCGGGCTGATTATCAATAAACTGTTCTTTCCGCAACTGAGCCAACTGGGCGGTATGCTGGAAGCGTTTGCCACCTTCGCCATCGGATTTATTATTCGCCCGGTGGGGGGGATAGTGATTTCCCATATCGGCGATAAATTTGGCCGCAAACCGGAGCTCATCCTGCCGACATGGCACAGTATCGGCATCTGGGCGCCGATACTCCTTATCTTCCTGCGCATTCTGCAGGGTTTCGGCGCCGGCGCCGAACTGGCAGGCGCCATTACCCTGGTCGTGGAATACACCCCGGTCAAACGGCGCGGCTTTTTTACCGTTATCCCCAATACAGCCACCAATTTTGGCGTATTAATCGCGACCGTAACGTTTTTGTTCTTTTCTTGGCTGCCGGAGGAAACGTTATTAGGCTGGGTATGGCGTATCTCTTTCCAGCTGTCGGTATTGCTGTTCGTTATTGCGCTTTATATCCGCGCCAAGCTGGACGAAACGCCGGAATATGTAAACGCCATAGATAAAGCGCAGCGTGAGCGCCAGCAGCAAAAAGCGCCGATTCGTCAACTGTTCAAAGAAAGTCCCCGCGAGCTGCTCTGTGGCTTCTTTGCCATGGGGGGCCATCAGGCGCTGACCTATGTCCTCAATACTTTTGCGCTGAGTTATATGATTAATACCCTCGGTATGTCGAAAACCGACGATCTGATGGTGTTGATCATCGCATTTACCTTCACGCTTATCTGCGGGCCGATTGGCGGTTGGCTGGCCGACCGGTATGGCAGCACCAAGATATTTATCTGTGGCGCGCTGTTTTTTTGTCTACCCCCTGTTTTATCTGGTCGATACCAAAAATACTTTATTAGCGGCGCTGGGCGTAAGCGCCATCTATGA
- a CDS encoding enoyl-CoA hydratase/isomerase family protein, with the protein MSDQIALYRHGAVAEVVINRPEKMNAMTPEMSEALASLFARLDNDDAVHVILLRGEGERAFSAGSDLQTLSSYRSAMEFRHRTDYGTTVRRARKPVVTAALKGWVLGGGLEMMLAADIRVAGQSAKFGPPEVVRGWVGGGGASQLLPRLVGYGQAMRLLLSGDTIDAQEAWLLGLVEYLVAIMT; encoded by the coding sequence ATGAGCGACCAAATCGCTTTATACCGACACGGGGCCGTTGCCGAAGTGGTGATCAACCGGCCGGAGAAAATGAACGCCATGACGCCGGAAATGAGTGAAGCTCTGGCGTCGTTATTCGCCCGGCTCGACAACGACGACGCGGTCCACGTCATCTTGCTGCGGGGAGAAGGCGAACGGGCATTCAGCGCCGGCAGCGATTTACAGACGCTGTCAAGCTATCGCTCGGCCATGGAGTTTCGCCATCGTACCGATTACGGCACCACCGTGCGCCGTGCGCGCAAGCCGGTAGTGACCGCCGCGCTGAAAGGCTGGGTGCTTGGCGGCGGCCTGGAAATGATGCTGGCGGCGGATATCCGCGTAGCGGGCCAAAGCGCCAAATTTGGCCCGCCTGAAGTCGTGCGCGGCTGGGTGGGCGGCGGCGGAGCCTCGCAGTTGCTGCCGCGGCTGGTGGGGTATGGTCAGGCGATGCGTTTACTGTTAAGCGGTGACACCATCGACGCGCAAGAGGCCTGGCTTCTAGGCTTGGTGGAATACCTGGTGGCTATAATGACGTAA
- a CDS encoding IS110 family transposase, with protein sequence MDNHIGNDPSLKQNRELLESIPGIAGVLSSMILGYFGDMSRFDSSKAVVAWAGLNPMLQESGLWKGKSRISKVGNAMIRKALYMPALTAMRYNPAIIALKEHMNARNKSGKVVVCAAMKKLLQQAYGVLKSGQVFDAGICLAR encoded by the coding sequence ATGGACAATCATATAGGCAACGATCCAAGTCTTAAGCAAAACAGGGAACTGTTGGAATCGATCCCTGGGATAGCTGGCGTGTTGAGTAGCATGATATTGGGCTATTTTGGTGATATGTCACGGTTCGATAGCAGCAAAGCTGTCGTGGCTTGGGCTGGTCTGAATCCGATGTTGCAGGAGTCTGGGCTGTGGAAAGGTAAAAGTCGGATATCAAAGGTGGGCAACGCCATGATACGTAAAGCCCTGTATATGCCGGCCCTGACGGCAATGCGCTATAACCCAGCAATAATAGCGCTGAAAGAGCATATGAATGCACGTAATAAATCAGGGAAAGTTGTCGTGTGTGCGGCAATGAAGAAACTATTGCAACAAGCTTACGGAGTGCTGAAATCAGGACAGGTGTTCGATGCTGGAATATGTCTTGCAAGATAA
- a CDS encoding IS110 family transposase: protein MQILTPVGIDVASQKFDVAVWKGKAAYKSKAFSNTPKGFDALKKWLEPFGDCHICMEATGAYSEPLSTFLADAGYAVSVENPARIKSFGCSELSRNKTDKGDARMIARYCKLHAPVLWQPLPLNERKLKALVNRLINLQEMKQMEENRLETAPLVSTGFHLRGHRCAGYPNSRDKTGDGQSYRQRSKS, encoded by the coding sequence GTGCAAATTCTCACCCCTGTCGGCATTGATGTTGCTTCCCAGAAATTTGACGTTGCAGTCTGGAAAGGTAAAGCAGCCTACAAATCCAAAGCCTTTTCTAACACGCCTAAGGGTTTCGATGCGCTGAAAAAATGGCTTGAGCCGTTCGGTGACTGCCATATATGCATGGAAGCAACAGGTGCTTACAGTGAGCCATTGTCTACTTTCCTGGCTGATGCAGGTTACGCTGTAAGCGTGGAAAATCCAGCACGCATAAAATCATTCGGCTGCAGTGAACTGAGTCGTAACAAGACAGATAAAGGCGATGCACGCATGATCGCGCGTTATTGTAAGCTGCATGCTCCCGTGTTGTGGCAACCGTTGCCGCTGAATGAAAGAAAGCTGAAAGCGTTGGTCAACCGGCTAATAAATCTGCAGGAAATGAAGCAGATGGAAGAAAATCGCCTGGAAACAGCCCCCCTCGTTAGTACAGGTTTCCATCTGCGCGGTCATCGCTGCGCTGGATACCCAAATAGCAGAGATAAAACAGGCGATGGACAATCATATAGGCAACGATCCAAGTCTTAA